The proteins below come from a single Corylus avellana chromosome ca3, CavTom2PMs-1.0 genomic window:
- the LOC132174344 gene encoding F-box/kelch-repeat protein At3g06240-like — MPIQLPQELISAILSRLPVKALVRFRCVSKTWLALIKDPTFINLHLHNSRECNLIVQTSNVDQNDLQLNFEYYLVPVNFSEDQPVKVLPPIYCPEYLFSLCGIIGSCNGLVCFRTYDKQLIVIWNPSIRKYKKLPFEPVKFEYPTENFAFGYDSVNNDYKVLKIMEFGRMFFEVHVYSLKAHSWRLVEDKWPFKGLRICSKPIYFNGTLLWLVKNWTDRIRLLAFRLTTEKFEEQTLPVEPRAIETLDVLEGSICVSAYRPDAQCIDFWIMKETNWTQLCTLPVPLTLLHTFLPRLMMMGIEMTWRVVFSTDDGEKVLMEMVYNNNKNYFWYDIKKKTHSNALTHIGKMTWIETCVGSLFILDGDSV; from the coding sequence ATGCCGATACAACTTCCTCAAGAGCTAATCTCTGCAATACTTTCCCGACTGCCGGTGAAGGCTTTAGTGCGCTTCCGGTGCGTTTCCAAGACATGGTTGGCCCTAATCAAAGACCCAACTTTCATCAACCTCCATCTCCACAACAGCAGAGAATGCAATCTCATTGTGCAGACATCGAACGTTGATCAGAATGATCTGCAGCTTAATTTCGAATACTACTTGGTACCGGTAAACTTCTCGGAGGATCAGCCGGTGAAGGTCTTGCCGCCAATCTATTGTCCAGAATATTTATTCTCTTTATGCGGAATCATAGGCAGTTGCAATGGCTTGGTTTGCTTCCGCACTTATGATAAACAGTTAATTGTGATTTGGAACCCATCAAtcagaaaatacaagaaattacCCTTTGAGCCAGTTAAATTTGAGTACCCTACAGAAAATTTTGCATTCGGGTATGACTCCGTCAACAACGATTACAAGGTTTTAAAGATTATGGAATTCGGTCGCATGTTTTTCGAAGTTCATGTATATAGTCTTAAAGCACATTCTTGGAGACTAGTAGAAGACAAATGGCCTTTCAAGGGCTTGAGGATTTGTTCTAAGCCGATTTATTTTAATGGTACTTTGCTTTGGTTGGTTAAGAATTGGACAGATCGGATCCGCCTTCTAGCATTCCGTCTCACCACCGAGAAATTCGAAGAGCAAACGCTTCCGGTTGAACCCCGGGCGATTGAAACTTTGGATGTTTTGGAGGGATCGATATGTGTTTCCGCATATAGGCCCGATGCCCAATGCATTGACTTTTGGATAATGAAGGAGACTAATTGGACTCAGCTTTGTACTCTGCCTGTTCCTCTGACTTTGCTACACACTTTCCTCCCCCGTCTGATGATGATGGGGATAGAGATGACGTGGCGAGTAGTGTTCTCAACCGACGACGGCGAAAAGGTTCTGATGGAAATGGTTTACAACAATAATAAGAATTACTTTTGGTATGATATAAAGAAGAAGACACACAGTAATGCCCTCACACATATTGGCAAAATGACTTGGATAGAGACTTGTGTCGGAAGCCTCTTTATCCTCGATGGTGATAGTGTTTGA